In Kitasatospora sp. NA04385, a single genomic region encodes these proteins:
- a CDS encoding cell wall metabolism sensor histidine kinase WalK, which yields MLTAAAVAVAIAVVAVACWLVVREKLYQDVHDNLANSPRAPLVPPGQQNPLYCGSTPTAALEEVPSRGGTDHFNPQKYDYQFLLPDGSVCFLGSATKAVETRSDDISLLSSPKAQQFRDGSYVDGESAQVRLTTTAILRDGVKQPAVMITALSTSGVEGSLNSLALLMAGLAGLGVVGAGFTGRLIARSALKPVDQLTDVVEHIARTEEVGTTIPVNGKDEIARLSTSFNSMSTALANSRERQTRLIADAGHELRTPLTSLRTNVDLLIRSDAQGRALPPETRARMLGNMKAQMQELTLLIGDLLQLSRPDTPNPEAVRTVVPFHETVGRALERGRLRGPSLVFDTDVRPWYVHGDPAALERAVINLLDNAVKYSPPAGTIEVRLHGGRLTVRDHGPGIPAEELPYVFDRFWRSPSSRQLPGSGLGLSIVAQTVQDTGGQVSLGPAPDGGPGTQAVMVLPGQPEEPR from the coding sequence ATGCTCACCGCCGCCGCGGTGGCGGTGGCGATCGCGGTGGTGGCGGTGGCCTGCTGGCTGGTCGTCCGGGAGAAGCTCTACCAGGACGTCCACGACAACCTGGCGAACTCGCCCCGGGCCCCGCTGGTGCCGCCCGGGCAGCAGAACCCGCTGTACTGCGGTTCGACGCCGACCGCGGCGCTGGAGGAGGTCCCCTCCAGGGGCGGCACCGACCACTTCAACCCGCAGAAGTACGACTACCAGTTCCTGCTGCCCGACGGCAGCGTGTGCTTCCTCGGGTCCGCGACCAAGGCGGTGGAGACGCGGTCGGACGACATCTCGCTGCTGTCGAGCCCCAAGGCCCAGCAGTTCCGCGACGGGAGCTACGTGGACGGCGAGTCCGCACAGGTGCGGCTCACCACCACCGCGATCCTGCGGGACGGCGTGAAGCAGCCGGCCGTCATGATCACCGCCCTGTCGACCTCCGGGGTGGAGGGCTCGCTGAACAGCCTCGCCCTGCTGATGGCCGGCCTGGCCGGGCTGGGCGTGGTCGGCGCGGGCTTCACCGGGCGGCTGATCGCCCGCTCCGCGCTCAAGCCCGTCGACCAACTGACCGACGTGGTCGAGCACATCGCCCGGACCGAGGAGGTCGGCACCACCATCCCGGTCAACGGGAAGGACGAGATCGCCCGGCTGTCCACCTCGTTCAACTCGATGTCGACCGCGCTCGCCAACTCCCGGGAGCGGCAGACCCGGCTGATCGCCGACGCCGGGCACGAGTTGCGCACGCCACTCACCTCGCTGCGGACCAACGTGGACCTGCTGATCCGGTCGGACGCGCAGGGGCGGGCGCTGCCGCCGGAGACCCGGGCGCGGATGCTGGGGAACATGAAGGCGCAGATGCAGGAGCTGACCCTGCTGATCGGGGACCTGCTGCAACTCTCCCGGCCGGACACGCCGAACCCGGAGGCGGTGCGGACGGTGGTGCCGTTCCACGAGACGGTGGGGCGGGCGCTGGAGCGGGGCCGGCTGCGCGGGCCGTCGCTGGTCTTCGACACCGACGTGCGGCCCTGGTACGTGCACGGGGACCCGGCGGCGCTGGAGCGGGCGGTGATCAACCTGCTGGACAACGCGGTGAAGTACTCGCCGCCCGCCGGGACCATCGAGGTGCGGCTGCACGGCGGCCGGCTGACGGTCCGGGACCACGGGCCCGGCATCCCGGCGGAGGAACTGCCGTACGTCTTCGACCGGTTCTGGCGCTCGCCGTCCTCGCGGCAGCTGCCCGGTTCGGGCCTGGGCCTGTCGATCGTGGCGCAGACCGTGCAGGACACCGGCGGGCAGGTCTCGCTGGGCCCGGCCCCGGACGGCGGGCCGGGGACGCAGGCGGTGATGGTGCTGCCGGGGCAGCCGGAGGAGCCGCGCTGA
- a CDS encoding S1C family serine protease, whose amino-acid sequence MSDQHRSTHEPHPQDGGAGWLPPQPPAAPAYPPHSGDPYRGTPYQEAAHPALPPAAAPDPALLPATFGLAAEPGDDGAGRQPPAGHRARRGLLRGRLALVTAVAAIAALVGGVTGGALAGDRTGSAGASSTLVRPVSANADGTADVSAIAAAVSPAVVQITVKTGSGTATGTGVVLTADGQILTNYHVVSGAVGGGGQMTVSFQDGSTASATVTGTDKSLDTAVITASGVSGLTTAVLGDSDGVAVGDSVVAIGNPEGLTGTVTSGIISAKGRQVSVQVDEGTTSNNGGFGFPRLPGQRGSTGSSSDSSGSSADTATYQALQTDAALNPGNSGGPLINAAGQVIGLNSAMYSASGSSSTGSSDAGSVGLGFAIPIDSVKQVLSQMQAGKTL is encoded by the coding sequence ATGAGCGACCAGCACCGCAGCACCCACGAGCCCCACCCCCAGGACGGCGGCGCGGGCTGGCTCCCGCCGCAGCCGCCCGCCGCCCCCGCGTACCCGCCGCACTCCGGCGACCCGTACCGGGGCACCCCGTACCAGGAGGCCGCCCACCCGGCGCTGCCGCCCGCCGCCGCGCCCGACCCGGCGCTGCTGCCCGCGACCTTCGGGCTCGCGGCCGAACCCGGCGACGACGGCGCCGGCCGGCAGCCGCCCGCCGGGCACCGCGCCCGCCGCGGCCTGCTGCGCGGCCGGCTCGCCCTGGTCACCGCCGTCGCCGCGATCGCCGCGCTGGTCGGCGGCGTCACCGGCGGCGCCCTGGCCGGCGACCGCACCGGCTCCGCCGGCGCGAGCAGCACCCTGGTGCGCCCCGTCTCCGCCAACGCCGACGGCACCGCCGACGTGTCGGCGATCGCCGCCGCGGTCTCCCCCGCCGTCGTGCAGATCACCGTCAAGACCGGCAGCGGCACCGCCACCGGCACCGGCGTGGTGCTCACCGCCGACGGCCAGATCCTCACCAACTACCACGTCGTCTCCGGCGCGGTCGGCGGCGGCGGCCAGATGACCGTCTCCTTCCAGGACGGCTCCACCGCCTCCGCCACCGTCACCGGCACCGACAAGTCCCTGGACACCGCCGTCATCACCGCCTCCGGCGTCAGCGGCCTCACCACCGCCGTCCTCGGCGACTCCGACGGCGTGGCCGTCGGCGACTCGGTGGTCGCCATCGGCAACCCCGAGGGCCTCACCGGCACCGTCACCTCCGGCATCATCTCCGCCAAGGGCCGGCAGGTCTCCGTCCAGGTCGACGAGGGCACCACCAGCAACAACGGCGGCTTCGGCTTCCCCCGGCTGCCCGGCCAGCGCGGCTCTACGGGCTCCTCCTCCGACTCCTCCGGCTCCTCCGCCGACACCGCCACCTACCAGGCGCTGCAGACCGACGCCGCGCTCAACCCCGGCAACTCCGGCGGCCCGCTGATCAACGCCGCCGGGCAGGTCATCGGACTCAACTCGGCGATGTACTCCGCCTCCGGCTCCAGCTCCACCGGCAGCTCCGACGCCGGCAGCGTCGGCCTCGGCTTCGCCATCCCCATCGACAGCGTCAAGCAGGTCCTGTCCCAGATGCAGGCCGGCAAGACGCTCTGA
- a CDS encoding response regulator transcription factor, whose amino-acid sequence MTPPADDRTPTEAPGGGARVLVVDDEPALRDALESSLAFEGYQVTTATDGYEALAAVERDHPDLVLLDIMMPRMDGLTAVRRMRSRGDTVPVLMLTARDAVGDRVTGLDVGADDYLAKPFELDELLARVRALLRRNALAAEAAARTAADEDGGEVLAFADLRMNTATREVTRDGTPIELTRTEFMLLEMFLSHPRQVLTREQILKAVWGFDFEPSSNSLDVYVMYLRRKTEQHGMPRIIQTVRGVGYALRAATGAAA is encoded by the coding sequence ATGACTCCCCCCGCCGACGACCGCACTCCCACCGAGGCCCCGGGCGGCGGCGCCCGCGTCCTCGTGGTCGACGACGAACCCGCGCTGCGCGACGCGCTGGAATCCAGCCTCGCCTTCGAGGGCTACCAGGTCACCACCGCCACCGACGGCTACGAGGCCCTGGCCGCCGTCGAACGCGACCACCCCGACCTGGTGCTGCTGGACATCATGATGCCCCGGATGGACGGCCTCACCGCCGTCCGCCGGATGCGCTCCCGCGGCGACACCGTGCCCGTCCTGATGCTCACCGCCCGCGACGCCGTCGGCGACCGCGTCACCGGCCTCGACGTCGGCGCCGACGACTACCTCGCCAAGCCCTTCGAGCTCGACGAGCTCCTCGCCCGGGTCCGCGCCCTGCTCCGCCGCAACGCGCTCGCCGCCGAGGCCGCCGCCCGCACCGCCGCCGACGAGGACGGCGGCGAGGTGCTGGCCTTCGCCGACCTGCGGATGAACACCGCGACCCGCGAGGTCACCCGCGACGGCACCCCCATCGAACTCACCCGCACCGAGTTCATGCTGCTGGAGATGTTCCTCTCCCACCCGCGCCAGGTCCTCACCCGCGAGCAGATCCTGAAGGCCGTCTGGGGCTTCGACTTCGAGCCCTCCTCCAACTCCCTCGACGTCTACGTCATGTACCTGCGCCGCAAGACCGAGCAGCACGGCATGCCCCGCATCATCCAGACCGTCCGCGGCGTCGGCTACGCGCTGCGCGCCGCGACCGGCGCCGCGGCGTGA
- a CDS encoding LacI family DNA-binding transcriptional regulator codes for MAKVTRDDVARLAGTSTAVVSYVINNGPRPVAPATREKVLAAIEQLGYRPNSVAQAMASRRTNLIGMVVPDARQPFFAEMAHAVERAASERGKLVLIGNSDYVDDREVHYVRAFLGMRVSGLILVSQGPSQRAAEEFAAMEGAKVVLLHRRPEAIDDVAVVTDDIGGSELIVRHLLEVHGHPYVACFGGPVEAPAPGDPVIDHVAGWELAMTAHGLPTEPHLIDAPFHRYGAYQVALELLGSDRRPPALFCSTDDQAIGVLRAAQELGLRVPEDLAVAGFDDIPEAAFASPPLTTVASDRDAMARAAVDLVLDDSLMVPGSDTERIRKFPSRLVVRRSCGCGGDPA; via the coding sequence GTGGCCAAGGTGACGCGCGACGACGTAGCCCGACTGGCTGGCACCTCGACGGCGGTCGTCAGCTATGTGATCAACAACGGTCCCCGGCCGGTCGCCCCGGCCACCAGGGAGAAGGTGCTCGCCGCCATCGAGCAGCTCGGGTACCGGCCCAACTCGGTCGCCCAGGCGATGGCCTCCCGGCGCACCAACCTGATCGGCATGGTCGTCCCCGACGCCCGGCAGCCGTTCTTCGCCGAGATGGCGCACGCCGTGGAACGCGCCGCCTCCGAGCGCGGCAAGCTCGTCCTGATCGGCAACTCCGACTACGTGGACGACCGCGAGGTGCACTACGTCCGCGCCTTCCTCGGCATGCGGGTCTCCGGCCTGATCCTGGTCAGCCAGGGCCCCTCGCAGCGCGCCGCCGAGGAGTTCGCCGCCATGGAGGGCGCCAAGGTGGTGCTGCTGCACCGCCGCCCCGAGGCGATCGACGACGTCGCCGTGGTCACCGACGACATCGGCGGCTCCGAGCTGATCGTCCGCCACCTGCTGGAGGTGCACGGCCACCCGTACGTGGCCTGCTTCGGCGGCCCGGTCGAGGCCCCCGCCCCCGGCGACCCGGTCATCGACCACGTCGCCGGCTGGGAGCTGGCGATGACCGCCCACGGCCTGCCCACCGAGCCGCACCTGATCGACGCGCCGTTCCACCGCTACGGCGCCTACCAGGTCGCGCTGGAGCTGCTCGGCTCCGACCGGCGGCCGCCCGCCCTCTTCTGCTCCACCGACGACCAGGCCATCGGCGTGCTCCGGGCCGCCCAGGAGCTCGGCCTGCGCGTCCCCGAGGACCTCGCGGTGGCCGGCTTCGACGACATCCCCGAGGCCGCCTTCGCCTCCCCGCCGCTGACCACCGTCGCCTCCGACCGGGACGCGATGGCCCGGGCCGCCGTCGACCTGGTCCTCGACGACTCGCTGATGGTGCCCGGCAGCGACACCGAACGCATCCGCAAGTTCCCGTCCCGGCTGGTCGTGCGGCGCTCCTGCGGATGCGGCGGCGACCCGGCCTGA
- a CDS encoding ATP-binding protein, with protein MLGKLTDSFTSTLFGRVETTRLPVRTSSGQAQAVYLPTAAPGLGDSGVIIGREVYSGKGYVYDPFQLYGQQLPAPHWLVLGESGNGKSALEKTYVLRQLRFRDRQVVVLDAQGEDGVGEWNLIANALGIKSIRLDPQAALGGGVKLNPLDPAITTSGQLSLLRTIIEVAMGRGLEERAGFALKAAHAYVLATVTDRQPVLNDIIDTLRSPDLSAVESLGVEVGEVQSWGLDVALVLDRLVDGDLRGMFDGPTSAGIDLDAPLIVFDLSHIDRNSIAMPILMAIVGVWLEHTWLRPDRVKRIFLVEEAWHIINSPFVAQLFQRLLKFGRRLGLSFVAVVHHLSDVVDGAAAKEASAILKMASTRTIYMQKAEEARATGRVLGLPRWAVEIIPTLSPGIAVWDVNGNVQVVKHIITEAEKPLVYTDRAMTEDVVAERERADQQLAAQPRI; from the coding sequence ATGCTCGGCAAGCTCACCGATTCCTTCACCAGCACGCTGTTCGGCCGGGTGGAGACCACCCGGCTGCCGGTGCGCACCTCCAGCGGCCAGGCGCAGGCGGTGTACCTGCCGACCGCGGCGCCCGGTCTCGGCGACTCCGGGGTGATCATCGGCCGCGAGGTGTACAGCGGCAAGGGCTACGTCTACGACCCGTTCCAGCTGTACGGCCAGCAGCTGCCGGCCCCGCACTGGCTGGTGCTGGGGGAGTCCGGCAACGGCAAGTCGGCGCTGGAGAAGACGTACGTGCTGCGGCAGTTGAGGTTCCGCGACCGCCAGGTGGTGGTGCTGGACGCGCAGGGCGAGGACGGCGTCGGCGAGTGGAACCTGATCGCGAACGCGCTGGGGATAAAGTCCATCCGGCTGGACCCGCAGGCGGCCCTGGGCGGCGGCGTGAAGCTGAACCCGCTGGACCCGGCGATCACCACCAGCGGCCAGCTGTCGCTGCTGCGCACCATCATCGAGGTGGCGATGGGCCGCGGCCTGGAGGAGCGGGCCGGGTTCGCGCTGAAGGCCGCGCACGCGTACGTGCTGGCCACGGTGACGGACCGCCAGCCGGTGCTGAACGACATCATCGACACGCTGCGCAGCCCCGACCTGTCGGCGGTGGAGTCGCTGGGCGTCGAGGTCGGCGAGGTGCAGTCCTGGGGCCTGGACGTGGCGCTGGTGCTGGACCGGCTGGTCGACGGCGACCTGCGGGGCATGTTCGACGGCCCGACCTCGGCCGGCATCGACCTGGACGCGCCGCTGATCGTCTTCGACCTGTCGCACATCGACCGGAACTCGATCGCGATGCCGATCCTGATGGCGATCGTCGGCGTGTGGCTGGAGCACACCTGGCTGCGGCCGGACCGGGTGAAGCGGATCTTCCTGGTCGAGGAGGCCTGGCACATCATCAACAGCCCGTTCGTGGCCCAGCTGTTCCAGCGGCTGCTGAAGTTCGGCCGCCGGCTGGGCCTGTCCTTCGTGGCGGTGGTGCACCACCTGTCCGACGTGGTGGACGGGGCCGCGGCGAAGGAGGCGTCGGCGATCCTGAAGATGGCCTCGACCCGGACCATCTACATGCAGAAGGCGGAGGAGGCGCGGGCCACCGGCCGGGTGCTGGGCCTGCCCCGCTGGGCGGTGGAGATCATCCCGACGCTGTCGCCGGGCATCGCGGTGTGGGACGTCAACGGCAACGTGCAGGTGGTGAAGCACATCATCACCGAGGCCGAGAAGCCGCTGGTGTACACCGACCGCGCGATGACCGAGGACGTAGTGGCCGAACGGGAGCGCGCGGACCAGCAGCTGGCGGCGCAGCCGAGGATCTGA
- a CDS encoding DUF2993 domain-containing protein, with translation MKLLIGLGVVGGLLVGADRIAVGVAEDQAADAAVSSGWMTSRPDVEIDDFPFLTSALAGELDKVTMSSDGMTVTDGKETVTVHSFRANMSDVKFTDSYRGVTVGRGDGQGVISYQDLSKFVADGRIALEYAGPGKVKTSVVGTTIEGRLHSEGSDVVVDGFELAGAASRLSGLAGDLLKPRRFALTGLPAGLSLSEATPEPDGVRLGFTLAPGTKLGR, from the coding sequence GTGAAGCTGTTGATCGGTCTCGGCGTGGTGGGCGGCCTGCTGGTCGGCGCCGACCGGATCGCCGTCGGGGTCGCGGAGGACCAGGCGGCGGACGCGGCCGTCTCCTCCGGGTGGATGACCAGCAGGCCGGACGTCGAGATCGACGACTTCCCGTTCCTGACCAGCGCGCTGGCCGGCGAGCTGGACAAGGTCACGATGAGCTCGGACGGGATGACCGTGACCGACGGGAAGGAGACCGTGACGGTGCACTCCTTCCGGGCGAACATGTCCGACGTGAAGTTCACCGACTCCTACCGGGGCGTCACGGTCGGCCGCGGCGACGGCCAGGGGGTGATCTCCTACCAGGACCTGTCGAAGTTCGTGGCGGACGGGCGGATCGCCCTGGAGTACGCCGGCCCGGGCAAGGTGAAGACCTCGGTGGTCGGCACCACGATCGAGGGCAGACTGCACAGCGAGGGCAGCGACGTGGTCGTGGACGGCTTCGAACTCGCCGGCGCGGCCTCCCGGTTGAGCGGCCTGGCCGGAGACCTGCTGAAGCCCCGGCGGTTCGCCCTGACCGGCCTGCCGGCCGGCCTCTCGCTCTCCGAGGCCACCCCGGAGCCGGACGGGGTGCGGCTGGGCTTCACCCTCGCCCCCGGCACCAAGCTCGGCCGCTAG
- a CDS encoding DUF1416 domain-containing protein, translating into MCGAKAGGPDLAGVDVANETIIQGSVTRNDEPVNGYVRLLDENGEFTAEVPTSATGQFRFFARPGKWTLRALVPGATVDRQVVAAQGEFTEVAIAV; encoded by the coding sequence ATGTGCGGTGCGAAGGCCGGCGGCCCGGACCTGGCAGGAGTTGACGTGGCCAACGAGACGATCATCCAGGGTTCGGTGACCCGCAACGACGAGCCGGTCAACGGCTACGTGCGGCTCCTCGACGAGAACGGCGAGTTCACGGCCGAGGTCCCGACCTCGGCGACCGGGCAGTTCCGGTTCTTCGCCCGCCCGGGCAAGTGGACGCTGCGGGCCCTGGTGCCCGGCGCCACCGTGGACCGCCAGGTGGTCGCCGCCCAGGGCGAGTTCACCGAGGTCGCGATCGCGGTCTGA
- a CDS encoding response regulator transcription factor has product MSSLLLLTNALQPSAEVLPALGLLLHSVRVAPAEGSALVDTPSADVILVDGRRDLPQIRSLCQLLRSTGIGSPLILVVTEGGLAAVTADWGVDDVLLDTAGPAEVEARLRLALGRLNATADDSPMEIRNGDLSVDEATYSAKLKGRVLDLTFKEFELLKYLAQHPGRVFTRAQLLQEVWGYDYFGGTRTVDVHVRRLRAKLGVENEQLIGTVRNVGYRFVVPERPEKGADRAEQNRTGARNEH; this is encoded by the coding sequence ATGAGTTCACTGCTCCTGCTGACCAACGCCCTGCAACCCTCCGCCGAGGTGCTGCCCGCCCTCGGGCTGCTCCTGCACAGCGTCCGGGTGGCCCCCGCCGAGGGGTCCGCCCTGGTCGACACGCCCAGCGCCGACGTGATCCTGGTCGACGGCCGGCGCGACCTGCCGCAGATCCGCAGCCTGTGCCAGCTGCTGCGCTCCACCGGCATCGGCAGCCCGCTGATCCTGGTGGTCACCGAGGGCGGCCTGGCCGCCGTCACCGCCGACTGGGGCGTCGACGACGTGCTGCTCGACACCGCCGGACCGGCGGAGGTCGAGGCCCGGCTGCGGCTCGCCCTCGGCCGGTTGAACGCGACCGCCGACGACAGCCCGATGGAGATCCGCAACGGCGACCTCTCGGTCGACGAGGCCACCTACTCCGCCAAGCTCAAGGGCCGCGTCCTCGACCTCACCTTCAAGGAGTTCGAGCTGCTCAAGTACCTGGCCCAGCACCCCGGCCGGGTCTTCACCCGGGCCCAGCTGCTCCAGGAGGTGTGGGGCTACGACTACTTCGGCGGCACCCGCACCGTGGACGTCCACGTCCGCCGGCTGCGCGCCAAACTCGGCGTCGAGAACGAGCAGTTGATCGGCACCGTGCGCAACGTCGGCTACCGCTTCGTGGTGCCCGAGCGCCCCGAGAAGGGCGCCGACCGGGCCGAGCAGAACCGCACCGGCGCGCGGAACGAGCACTGA
- a CDS encoding sulfurtransferase, whose product MSRSDVLVDADWVQAHLDDPKVVIVEVDEDTAAYDKNHIRNAVRIDWKKDLQDPVRRDFIDQAGFEALLSAKGIANDDTVVLYGGNNNWFASYAYWYFKLYGHGDVRLLDGGRKKWELDSRELVVEQPERAATQYTAQPADSSIRAFRDDVVNAIGTLNLVDVRSPDEFSGKLLAPAHLPQEQSQRPGHVPSAKNIPWAKNANDDGTFKSDDELKALYEAEGVDLATDTIAYCRIGERSALTWFVLHELLGQENVKNYDGSWTEYGSLVGVPIELGN is encoded by the coding sequence ATGAGCCGCAGCGACGTCCTGGTCGACGCCGACTGGGTCCAGGCCCACCTGGACGACCCGAAGGTCGTCATCGTCGAGGTCGACGAAGACACCGCCGCCTACGACAAGAACCACATCCGCAACGCGGTCCGGATCGACTGGAAGAAGGACCTGCAGGACCCGGTCCGCCGGGACTTCATCGACCAGGCCGGCTTCGAGGCGCTGCTGTCCGCCAAGGGCATCGCCAACGACGACACCGTGGTGCTCTACGGCGGCAACAACAACTGGTTCGCGTCCTACGCCTACTGGTACTTCAAGCTGTACGGCCACGGCGACGTCCGCCTGCTGGACGGCGGCCGCAAGAAGTGGGAGCTCGACTCCCGCGAGCTGGTCGTCGAGCAGCCCGAGCGGGCCGCCACCCAGTACACCGCGCAGCCGGCCGACTCCTCGATCCGCGCCTTCCGCGACGACGTGGTCAACGCGATCGGTACCCTGAACCTGGTCGACGTCCGCTCGCCCGACGAGTTCTCCGGCAAGCTGCTCGCCCCGGCCCACCTCCCGCAGGAGCAGTCGCAGCGTCCGGGCCACGTCCCGTCCGCCAAGAACATCCCGTGGGCGAAGAACGCCAACGACGACGGCACCTTCAAGAGCGACGACGAGCTCAAGGCCCTCTACGAGGCCGAGGGCGTCGACCTGGCGACCGACACCATCGCGTACTGCCGGATCGGCGAGCGCTCCGCGCTCACCTGGTTCGTGCTGCACGAGCTGCTCGGCCAGGAGAACGTCAAGAACTACGACGGTTCGTGGACCGAGTACGGCAGCCTGGTCGGCGTGCCGATCGAGCTCGGCAACTGA
- a CDS encoding MoaD/ThiS family protein: MTATAEARTAAGSPARVSGTVRYWAAAKSAAGRAEEPFEAATLAGVLAGVRAAHADRPELLRLLAACSFLLDGEQTGGREPAGVPLSEGWTVEVLPPFAGG, from the coding sequence GTGACCGCGACCGCCGAAGCCCGCACCGCCGCCGGATCACCCGCGCGGGTGAGCGGGACGGTCCGCTACTGGGCCGCCGCCAAGTCCGCGGCGGGCCGGGCCGAAGAGCCGTTCGAGGCCGCCACGCTGGCCGGGGTGCTGGCCGGGGTGCGCGCCGCGCACGCCGACCGGCCGGAGCTGCTGCGCCTGCTGGCGGCGTGTTCGTTCCTGCTGGACGGCGAGCAGACCGGCGGCCGGGAGCCCGCCGGGGTGCCGCTGTCCGAGGGCTGGACGGTGGAGGTGCTGCCGCCGTTCGCCGGAGGCTGA
- a CDS encoding bifunctional UDP-sugar hydrolase/5'-nucleotidase, which translates to MPISGTTGRRTAALAVAAAAALFGTVALPATAEAHGRGHGHDRPKYEDLQLLAINDFHGNLEPPAGSSGTVNEIDPATGKTVATPAGGVEYLATALRDARKGHANSLTVAAGDIIGASPLVSGLFHDEPTIEAMNEIGLDVTSVGNHEFDEGSAELLRMQNGGCHPTDGCYEKGRKFKGADFPYLAANVTNEKTGRTLLKPYWVTNVHGVKVGFIGVTLEGTPNIVTAAGVQGLKFGNEVTTINKYAAELKRQGVNSIVALIHEGGLPASNVYNYDCGAAGAGVSGPIVDIARNIDPAVGAIVTGHTHNSYACMIPDPNGVPRSVTSAASFGRLYTEIDLKLDKRTGAIVRPSVTAANHVVRRDLPKAPDLTALIERYTKLAAPIANRATGYITADINGRGSTALEKPLGDLIADAQLAGLSPADKGGAQVAFMNPGGIRADLVYKATGAEGDGVVTYGEAFAVQPFTNMMQVKTLTGAQLVQALQQQVSGANEASPKVLQISSNLHYTLDLNRSGAARVLVDSIRLNGAPIDPAANYRVAANEFLAGGGDGFPAFAAGTDKLVGASDLDLFNAYLTAHSSASAPIAPPAQDRIKVIGVGEDNG; encoded by the coding sequence ATGCCCATTTCCGGTACCACCGGCCGCCGCACGGCCGCCCTCGCGGTCGCCGCGGCCGCCGCCCTCTTCGGCACGGTGGCGCTCCCGGCCACCGCCGAGGCCCACGGCCGGGGCCACGGCCACGACAGGCCCAAGTACGAGGACCTCCAACTCCTCGCCATCAACGACTTCCACGGCAACCTGGAGCCCCCGGCCGGTTCCTCGGGCACGGTCAACGAGATCGACCCGGCCACCGGCAAGACCGTCGCCACCCCGGCCGGCGGCGTCGAGTACCTGGCCACCGCGCTGCGCGACGCCCGCAAGGGCCACGCCAACAGCCTGACCGTCGCGGCCGGCGACATCATCGGCGCCAGCCCGCTGGTCTCCGGCCTGTTCCACGACGAGCCGACCATCGAGGCGATGAACGAGATCGGCCTCGACGTCACCTCGGTGGGCAACCACGAGTTCGACGAGGGCTCGGCCGAGCTGCTGCGGATGCAGAACGGCGGCTGCCACCCGACCGACGGCTGCTACGAGAAGGGCCGCAAGTTCAAGGGCGCGGACTTCCCGTACCTGGCGGCGAACGTCACCAACGAGAAGACCGGCCGGACGCTGCTCAAGCCGTACTGGGTGACCAACGTCCACGGCGTCAAGGTCGGCTTCATCGGCGTGACCCTGGAGGGCACCCCGAACATCGTCACCGCCGCCGGCGTGCAGGGCCTCAAGTTCGGCAACGAGGTCACCACCATCAACAAGTACGCGGCCGAGCTGAAGCGGCAGGGCGTCAACTCGATCGTCGCGCTGATCCACGAGGGCGGCCTGCCCGCCAGCAACGTCTACAACTACGACTGCGGCGCGGCCGGCGCGGGCGTCTCCGGCCCGATCGTGGACATCGCCCGGAACATCGACCCGGCCGTCGGGGCGATCGTCACCGGCCACACCCACAACTCGTACGCCTGCATGATCCCGGACCCGAACGGCGTGCCCCGCTCGGTCACCAGCGCCGCCTCCTTCGGCCGCCTGTACACCGAGATCGACCTCAAGCTGGACAAGCGCACCGGCGCCATCGTCCGCCCGTCGGTCACCGCCGCCAACCACGTCGTGCGCCGCGACCTGCCGAAGGCGCCGGACCTGACCGCGCTGATCGAGCGGTACACCAAGCTGGCCGCGCCGATCGCCAACCGGGCCACCGGCTACATCACCGCCGACATCAACGGCCGCGGCTCCACCGCGCTGGAGAAGCCGCTCGGCGACCTGATCGCCGACGCCCAGCTGGCCGGGCTCTCGCCCGCCGACAAGGGCGGCGCGCAGGTGGCGTTCATGAACCCCGGCGGCATCCGCGCCGACCTGGTGTACAAGGCCACCGGCGCCGAGGGCGACGGCGTGGTGACCTACGGCGAGGCGTTCGCCGTCCAGCCGTTCACCAACATGATGCAGGTCAAGACGCTGACCGGCGCCCAGCTGGTGCAGGCCCTGCAGCAGCAGGTCTCCGGCGCCAACGAGGCCTCCCCGAAGGTCCTGCAGATCTCCTCGAACCTGCACTACACCCTCGACCTGAACCGGTCCGGCGCGGCCCGCGTGCTGGTCGACTCGATCCGCCTGAACGGCGCGCCGATCGACCCGGCCGCGAACTACCGGGTCGCCGCGAACGAGTTCCTGGCCGGCGGCGGCGACGGCTTCCCGGCCTTCGCGGCCGGCACCGACAAGCTGGTCGGCGCCTCCGACCTCGACCTGTTCAACGCCTACCTGACCGCCCACAGCTCGGCGAGCGCCCCGATCGCGCCGCCCGCTCAGGACCGGATCAAGGTCATCGGCGTCGGCGAGGACAACGGCTGA